A window of the Oscillospiraceae bacterium NTUH-002-81 genome harbors these coding sequences:
- a CDS encoding DUF1700 domain-containing protein: MDRQQFIDTLERTLRGGGTPEHIIADNVRYYNGYFADESAKGRSEAEIAEELGDPRLLAKTILEVQEPGGTGAGGSARGWYGEQTEDAADSAGSAFDSSAANGTKGFHAELNENGWDVRYGKFKINSWYGYLLIALVVLLILGIIGTVIGGLVTLLAPVALPVILIVLVVRFFSQRR, encoded by the coding sequence ATGGACAGACAGCAGTTTATCGATACACTGGAGCGGACGCTGCGGGGCGGCGGCACCCCGGAGCATATCATCGCGGATAACGTCCGGTATTATAACGGGTATTTTGCGGACGAGTCTGCCAAAGGCAGAAGCGAGGCGGAGATCGCGGAGGAGCTGGGAGATCCCAGACTTCTGGCAAAGACGATCCTGGAAGTGCAGGAGCCCGGCGGCACCGGTGCGGGGGGATCTGCCCGGGGCTGGTATGGAGAGCAGACGGAGGATGCGGCGGACAGCGCTGGTTCCGCATTCGACAGTTCTGCGGCCAATGGAACCAAAGGCTTTCATGCGGAACTGAATGAGAACGGCTGGGATGTGCGTTATGGAAAATTCAAGATCAATTCCTGGTACGGGTATCTGCTCATCGCGCTGGTGGTGCTGCTGATCTTAGGCATCATCGGGACGGTCATCGGCGGACTTGTGACGCTGCTGGCACCGGTGGCACTGCCGGTGATCCTCATTGTGCTGGTCGTGCGTTTTTTCTCTCAGCGAAGGTAG
- a CDS encoding rhodanese-like domain-containing protein, whose product MNFETIPAKSLDGYIGRPDCMIIDLRDWEEYCQGHIKGAVCVPFEQFQKSVPLRKNVRYVLYCERGSASLMAAKRLASLGYQASTVIGGILSYRGRHLVLCGEGERNRH is encoded by the coding sequence ATGAATTTTGAGACAATTCCGGCAAAAAGTCTGGACGGGTATATCGGAAGACCCGACTGCATGATCATAGATCTTCGGGACTGGGAGGAATACTGTCAGGGGCATATAAAGGGTGCGGTCTGTGTTCCTTTTGAACAGTTTCAAAAAAGCGTTCCCTTGCGGAAAAACGTGCGCTATGTGCTGTACTGCGAGCGCGGTTCTGCCAGTCTGATGGCTGCCAAACGGCTGGCCAGTCTGGGGTATCAGGCCAGCACGGTCATCGGCGGCATTCTGTCCTACCGGGGGCGGCATCTGGTGCTCTGCGGGGAAGGAGAACGAAATAGACATTGA